The bacterium genome contains a region encoding:
- a CDS encoding single-stranded DNA-binding protein, whose product GQYLKKGSLVCVEGPMKTRRWDDKSGGKHALTEVVAETMQMLGSRSSKQNVHDDDASDETGIENETHDDAAEIVSENEYSEHTVVRTDEVPF is encoded by the coding sequence CGGCCAGTATTTGAAAAAAGGGTCTCTGGTATGCGTGGAGGGTCCGATGAAAACACGTCGGTGGGATGACAAGAGCGGGGGTAAACATGCGTTGACGGAGGTGGTCGCCGAAACAATGCAGATGTTGGGCAGCCGTTCGTCAAAACAAAACGTCCATGACGACGATGCATCGGATGAAACCGGCATCGAAAACGAAACCCATGACGATGCCGCTGAAATCGTTTCTGAAAATGAGTACTCGGAACATACGGTCGTCCGTACCGACGAAGTACCCTTCTGA
- a CDS encoding Fic family protein, giving the protein MSTAKISIRFFNDREVRAVWDEQNAKWWFSVLDIVAVLTDQDDYTKARNYWKYLKAKLKKERSQVVSATTQLKLLAPDGKKRMSDMLDYNGIIALGKTFPGTRANRFIEWFTYSNESIDGKSKTKAYALFESSFINSIEVGTTKGLQQIHAYLFGGLYEFAGQIRKKNISKSGFRFAVSGFLGETLKQIEKMPETTFDDIVNKDIEMNIAHPFMEGNGRSARIWLDLILKKRLKKCVDWSQISKRDYMNAMMQSPTKNDALKKLLKKALTTKINDREMFMKGIDYSYYYEEND; this is encoded by the coding sequence ATGAGCACTGCCAAAATATCCATACGTTTTTTTAATGACCGTGAAGTGCGAGCCGTATGGGACGAACAAAATGCTAAGTGGTGGTTTTCAGTGTTAGATATTGTGGCGGTGCTTACCGATCAAGATGATTATACCAAAGCTCGTAACTACTGGAAATACCTGAAAGCCAAGCTCAAAAAAGAGCGTAGTCAAGTGGTTAGTGCCACTACCCAGTTGAAATTACTGGCACCGGATGGCAAAAAACGCATGTCTGACATGCTTGACTATAACGGTATCATAGCCTTAGGAAAAACTTTTCCCGGAACAAGAGCCAACCGGTTTATCGAATGGTTTACGTACAGTAATGAAAGTATAGACGGAAAAAGTAAAACCAAGGCCTATGCCCTTTTTGAAAGCTCTTTCATCAACAGCATAGAAGTAGGCACCACCAAGGGATTGCAACAGATACATGCTTATCTGTTTGGCGGCTTGTATGAATTCGCAGGACAAATCCGAAAAAAAAACATTTCAAAAAGCGGTTTCCGATTTGCCGTTTCAGGTTTTTTAGGTGAAACTTTAAAACAAATAGAAAAAATGCCCGAAACTACTTTTGACGACATAGTAAATAAAGATATAGAAATGAACATTGCACACCCTTTCATGGAAGGCAATGGTCGTAGCGCCCGAATCTGGCTGGATTTGATTTTAAAAAAGCGTCTCAAAAAATGTGTAGATTGGAGCCAAATAAGTAAACGCGACTATATGAACGCCATGATGCAAAGCCCGACAAAAAACGATGCGCTTAAAAAGCTTTTAAAAAAAGCATTAACAACCAAAATCAATGATAGGGAAATGTTTATGAAAGGAATTGACTATTCGTATTACTACGAAGAAAACGATTAA
- a CDS encoding VOC family protein: MASINPHINFNGNAEEAFNFYKSVFGGEFAKIIRFKDLASADFPVAEHEANKIMHIALPIGKSILMANDVPEILGRTNENENRSKIVVSAESKEEADKIFHGLSEGGQIEMPISDSPWGSYFGMFRDKYGIEWMVDFDARYKGQI, from the coding sequence ATGGCGAGTATCAATCCCCACATCAATTTCAACGGCAATGCGGAAGAAGCTTTCAATTTTTACAAATCCGTATTTGGCGGCGAGTTCGCAAAAATAATTCGCTTCAAAGATTTGGCCAGCGCTGACTTTCCGGTCGCCGAACATGAGGCCAATAAAATAATGCACATCGCTTTACCGATCGGTAAAAGTATATTAATGGCCAATGATGTACCCGAAATATTGGGACGGACTAACGAAAATGAGAATCGAAGCAAAATTGTAGTCAGCGCAGAAAGCAAAGAAGAAGCCGACAAAATATTCCATGGGCTTTCGGAGGGTGGACAAATTGAAATGCCTATTTCTGACAGTCCTTGGGGTTCCTATTTTGGTATGTTTAGAGACAAATATGGAATCGAGTGGATGGTAGATTTTGATGCAAGATACAAAGGACAGATATAG
- a CDS encoding KOW motif-containing protein, translating into MDNTKTKKLKNGDSCIVIGGTHKGKAGIVQDLNTSKTGHITITVLQSNGVRFKTLGRNVEVVKNKKNAP; encoded by the coding sequence ATGGACAATACCAAAACCAAAAAACTAAAAAACGGAGACTCCTGTATTGTCATCGGTGGCACACATAAGGGAAAAGCCGGCATTGTGCAAGATCTGAATACCAGTAAAACGGGACACATTACTATCACTGTTTTGCAAAGTAATGGTGTTAGATTTAAGACCCTTGGCAGAAATGTGGAAGTCGTAAAGAACAAAAAAAACGCCCCATAA